From the Cohaesibacter sp. ES.047 genome, the window TCCATCGCGGCAGGTTATGCAGCAACTCAGAAGGTGATCAAGGAACTGCACGAATTGTCGGATGACCTCAAGTCCTAGCCCCGCCAACCACGCCATCACGACAAAAGACAAAACAAAGGCGGGCAATAAGCCCGCCTGTCAGAGCGATTTGAAGATAAACCGGGTCAACAGTTTAGATTTAAACGCCATTGCTCGGTATTATAATGCATTCTCAAGCACGCTTGCTCCGGAGAATTGCTCCAGAGCATCAGATTGCGAAAAGGAGGCCAGCCTCTAGGCTGAGGCAATGTAGCGCCGCATTTCTTCCGCTTCCCGTTCGGTTTCCTCAATCCGGCGCTTCACGACGTCCCCGATCGAGACCAGCCCGATCAGCTTGCCATCCTCGACGACAGGCATGTGGCGAAACCGGCCCGACGACATCTTCGACATGACGCTGACAATCGTATCCGCCTCTTTGCAGGTCACCACATTCGCGGTCATGTAATCGGAGGCCAACTCGGACAGCACGGCCCCTCCCTTTTCGCCCAGCGCGCGCACAATATCGCGCTCTGACAAAATGCCTTTGAGCGTTGCGCCTTCCGCGAGCAACACCACACCAATCCTCTTTTCGCGCAACATCTTCACGACGTCTGCCAGCGGACTGGCGGGCTGCATCGTAAAGACCTCGCGCCCCTTCTTATCCAGAATAGTAGCGATCGTCATGCATGTCTCCCCTGATGATCTGATGCCCGAAGTCAATCTCAACGCTGTCTTTCGGGCACCGATGACGTGTCCTTTTTAAAGTCTGCGACGAAATAAAGCGCATGGCAAGCGTCCGACGCGAAAACTTACGACTAATATCGCCAACACTAACGGTCAAAC encodes:
- a CDS encoding CBS domain-containing protein — protein: MTIATILDKKGREVFTMQPASPLADVVKMLREKRIGVVLLAEGATLKGILSERDIVRALGEKGGAVLSELASDYMTANVVTCKEADTIVSVMSKMSSGRFRHMPVVEDGKLIGLVSIGDVVKRRIEETEREAEEMRRYIASA